In the genome of Burkholderia pyrrocinia, one region contains:
- a CDS encoding hemagglutinin repeat-containing protein, translated as MNKNQYRLVFNRVRGMLVAVEETATSAGKASKGEAECAADNSTPNMLARFALRHAAFAVLVAAGATPMLASAQIVGGGAHAPSVIQTQNGLPQVNINKPGSAGVSLNTYNQFDVQKPGAIINNSPTIVNTQQAGMINGNPNFGPNDAARIIVNQVNSNNPSSIRGFVEIAGQKAELIISNPAGLLIDGGGFVNTSRAVLTTGVPYYGADGSVAGFNVNRGLVTVSGSGLNAANIDQVDIIARAVQANAAIYAKNLNVIAGANQVNHDTLAATPIQGDGAAPTVAIDVGQLGGMYSNRIFLVSSGSAVGVQNAGTLSADAAGMTLTTDGRLVQSGKISSAGNVAVLAGGGIENSGTTYSQQSVSLNTGADVANTGTLAAQHNVGINAGSLNSAGAIGAGVDSNGTVTQAGDLQVTTTGQLTATGQNIAGGNTTLRGYGVNLAGSKTATNGTLDVNATAGDINLSNATTSALGALSATAAGAIVNDHGSLSSQNGVTLTAGSVLNQNGTVSSQGPLTVHTSGAISNQAGTLVSQNTADVEGGAIDNHQGIIQSAGQMTVAGASLQNTAGRVTSLNSDGLSITTTGQLTNAAGTSANGAQGGVIGGDGGIKVQAGSIANQGSISAATDLRVGAQSVDNGSGSLTAGQNASVDAGTHLANASGSISAGALANVRASNLDNTSGSIQGSQLSLSATDLANRSGTITQTGTNPTAIAVSGTLDNSSGTVQTNSADLSLTPATLINDHGKIAHAGSGTLTIGTGALSNQGGSIATNGALALTAAAVSNQAGTLSAQRQATLSVQSLDNSAAGYIGADSVTIKSQGAVNNQAGAIESNHALTVSADSLANDGGAVKALGTDALSVTTTNVLSNTAGGTIGGNGDVSVSGGSVDNSNGSLLAAQSLSVQSNGQLKNSAGLIQANNGNLTASAQGAILNQGGQIEANGRTSTLQLSGASIDNSDGRVANIGTGATSINGGASITNTDASGKAGAGTIGGNGDVMLTAQTLTNAQGGQTLAGHDLTLNVSGNASNAGGVLSAANNLTFNGANAALSNQNGSIRANGALSLTAATIDDTSGKIGNDAGSGGSVSIQTGALSNQGGAIGSDQDLTLNTGTLSGDGSIVAGRNGSITLRSDYTQTAANRLHANGNLNFTTSGKLTNQGVLDANGALTVNAANVENQSGADLNSANTTVNANGGTIDNAGRIEGDSVTTSSATLNNTGTVIGANVTANANTITNTGAAAVFAAANQLNLYATNQLSNTGGANLFSVGDINIAANGQRDANGLLANRTQNVLNDQSTIEAQGNLELAAGTFTNSRPAPTVTTETTGATTSHQTKRQKYIVCATMNADPNGGCSQAMWVNGYKTALTSSYSPSQIVSESSGPNAIDKVLVVNVNGKQQTIYYNTLTTNADGSVTVNYWDAYDPHVNYVPDTEYKTRSDGHNGYQRVEIWRDTTSTTQQDKVTSQAPQAQLVAGGSITMANVGTINNDYSVIAAGKSIQIGSTQQNGSVGSGSYGGTVVNNVGQTLYQYQTDNIVSMYAWNEDTTQDRGTIVEPPVVHTPVAIGGTGGTIIANQSVSITGQSVNNQNVAAQNSATGATGGTLGNNSANQGVSGSTLNKVGAASGSTTVPALQSVASATGALSITLPTSGMYSIHSAPGQPYLIVTDPRLTSYTNFISSDYMLGALNLNPASIEKRLGDGMYEQQMVRNQITQLTGRTFLPGYASAEDEYRALMTNGANYAKEFGLVPGMALSAAQMDALTSDIVWLVDQTVTLPDGRTTHVLAPVVYMAQTHANDLQPTGGLIAADDVEIHTAGSTTNTGVIKGGTKTVLTATDILNRGGTISSSGANGTTVVSASNDVVNASGMITGNRVAVSAGRDIVNTTLVDAVGATGASGASKVSTSLVGQQGSIAATGDLSVQAGRDLSLHGANLSAGGDALVTAGRNINVDTVQSTTNQSMYLNDQHHWEESTTKNVTSGITAGGTLGMQSGNDTTLKGANVSAGKDLSVLAGGNLTATTVTDTAKLDNVATDGRARKEVDHTYDETAVGTTFSAGRNAALSAIDIADASKGNVTLTGSSVTSGTNSVTPGGVTIAGSGNVTINEGREEHDSYKNVQTKRGSFVSGSTTKESHDTQANIGVASTVSGDTVRIQSGKDITVRGSNVVGTNDVDLYAARDVRITTSQDTVKSANSFEKKESGLMSNGGMSVSIGTRSMSDQQHSTEVTNTGSMVGSLNGNLNVTAGSNLHATGSTLHAGNDVSLEGKTVKIDSAYDTMSQAEQQQYRQAGVTVGVTSPVIALAQTGRQMVEAAGKTKGDARLTALAAATTGLAAKNAYDATGGGDPSALGKTVGINISVGASKSDNQSQSQASTAVGSTVSAGRNVSIKATGAGADSNIDVIGSTISAGGNAKLAADGKVNLEAAESTSSQSSKNSGGSFGVGVSIGGGKQNGIAFTAGVAGNRGNTDGNSTAWTNTHVTAGDTLTIQSGGDTNIKGAVASGKQVVADVGGNLNVESLQDTDHYNSKQQGAGVSVSVCVPPLCAGPSSVSGNISQQKMNSDYASVAEQSGIKAGDGGYQVDVKGNTDLKGGVIASNDKAVQDGKNSLTTATLTTSDILNHASYDASSVGISGGYGGGIGKNQKGTADNVNPVAGTNLPDRGGFSATPPIALSASDNASSTTRSGISGGSLKITDNVKQQQMTGKSADETVASVNRDTSNTGGTLAPIFDKDKVQAGFDITSQFINQAGTFVDNRLKEADAAKAASKNLDLTPEQRAAAQQKADQLMADWGPGGTYRQVLSALTAAAGGNVTGSSGQFVQAGVVNYLQQQGASYIGDLVKTGAVTEGSPLHAAMHAIVACAGAAASSQNCGAGAMGAATSSLLSNLFTDSPNETATEKQAKGNLISSIVAGVATAGGLNAATATTAGQTEVENNFLTQPEQTARSLAKISCSTAADPSVCNQKVKQQYGKLWEANEAKVKDCASADACKAVLTDLRQQQVEYGARENELQQKLRNTGSLSAAEMDELLNLKSSDTNLMSLRTAALQSYTRYAGMDALKSLQGSELIAELGIGASPGAGYGVAAAITGVGRNGLPLINGRYPINSKYADQQFPMDKLPTEIQQKYPQGVKFNSQGFPDFAPYAKARVDVVDLTGDYNKDAALSNQAAGFTKTPSGYVWHHVENAGTMLLIPQDLHDAIRHTGGSAVLKPPPGAQ; from the coding sequence ATGAACAAGAATCAATATCGACTGGTGTTCAACCGCGTGCGCGGCATGTTGGTCGCGGTGGAAGAGACCGCAACCTCGGCGGGGAAGGCGAGTAAGGGCGAGGCGGAGTGTGCGGCCGACAATTCGACGCCAAACATGTTGGCGAGGTTTGCACTGCGTCACGCAGCATTTGCGGTACTCGTGGCGGCCGGCGCGACTCCGATGTTGGCAAGTGCTCAGATTGTGGGTGGCGGTGCACATGCACCTTCGGTCATCCAAACGCAAAACGGATTGCCGCAAGTCAACATCAATAAGCCCGGAAGTGCCGGTGTTTCTTTAAATACGTATAATCAGTTTGACGTTCAAAAGCCTGGCGCGATAATTAACAATTCACCCACGATTGTTAACACGCAGCAAGCGGGTATGATCAACGGCAACCCGAACTTCGGGCCGAACGACGCTGCGCGAATCATCGTTAACCAAGTTAACAGCAATAATCCGAGCTCGATTCGCGGTTTCGTTGAGATTGCCGGACAAAAAGCGGAACTCATCATTAGCAATCCGGCTGGATTGCTAATCGACGGCGGCGGCTTTGTTAACACATCGCGCGCCGTTTTGACAACTGGTGTGCCGTATTACGGCGCAGACGGTTCCGTGGCTGGTTTCAACGTGAATCGTGGGCTTGTAACGGTGTCGGGATCGGGCCTGAACGCAGCCAATATTGATCAGGTCGACATTATAGCTCGCGCCGTCCAAGCAAATGCGGCCATTTACGCGAAAAATCTGAACGTAATCGCGGGTGCGAATCAGGTTAATCACGACACGCTCGCGGCGACGCCGATTCAAGGCGATGGTGCGGCCCCGACGGTTGCGATCGATGTCGGCCAACTCGGCGGTATGTACAGTAACCGCATCTTTCTGGTGAGCTCGGGGAGCGCTGTCGGTGTCCAGAATGCCGGCACGCTTTCGGCAGACGCGGCCGGTATGACGCTCACGACCGATGGTCGGTTGGTGCAGTCCGGCAAAATCAGCTCGGCTGGCAATGTCGCCGTGTTGGCCGGCGGCGGCATCGAGAACAGCGGCACGACCTACAGCCAGCAATCCGTGTCGCTGAATACCGGCGCGGATGTGGCCAACACTGGTACGCTCGCCGCGCAACACAACGTCGGCATCAATGCCGGATCGCTGAATTCTGCGGGTGCGATTGGCGCGGGTGTGGACAGTAACGGCACGGTCACGCAAGCCGGTGACCTGCAAGTAACGACGACGGGGCAACTGACCGCGACCGGCCAGAACATCGCAGGCGGAAATACGACGCTTCGCGGTTACGGCGTCAATCTCGCTGGCAGCAAGACGGCGACGAACGGCACGCTTGATGTGAACGCAACAGCGGGTGATATCAACCTGTCCAACGCGACGACGAGCGCACTGGGCGCATTGAGTGCGACCGCAGCGGGCGCGATCGTCAACGATCACGGTAGCCTCTCGAGCCAGAATGGTGTCACGCTGACGGCGGGCAGCGTCTTGAACCAAAACGGCACCGTGTCGTCGCAGGGGCCGCTGACCGTTCACACGTCCGGGGCGATTTCGAATCAGGCCGGCACGCTGGTGTCGCAGAACACCGCAGACGTGGAAGGCGGTGCGATCGACAATCACCAAGGCATCATCCAGAGTGCCGGTCAAATGACGGTGGCTGGCGCTTCGCTGCAGAATACCGCCGGGCGCGTGACGTCCCTGAACAGCGACGGCCTGTCCATTACGACGACCGGCCAGCTCACGAACGCGGCAGGTACGTCCGCGAACGGCGCGCAAGGCGGTGTGATCGGCGGCGACGGCGGCATCAAGGTGCAGGCCGGCAGCATCGCGAACCAAGGCTCGATCAGCGCTGCGACCGATTTGAGGGTTGGTGCGCAGTCCGTCGACAACGGTAGCGGTTCGCTGACGGCTGGTCAGAACGCATCGGTTGATGCCGGCACGCACCTGGCTAACGCCTCCGGCAGCATTTCCGCCGGCGCATTGGCAAACGTTCGCGCGTCCAATCTGGACAACACTTCCGGTTCGATTCAGGGCAGCCAGTTGTCGCTGTCGGCGACCGACCTGGCGAACCGGTCGGGCACGATCACGCAGACCGGCACGAACCCGACCGCGATCGCGGTTTCTGGCACGCTTGACAATAGTTCCGGCACGGTACAGACGAATAGCGCCGATCTAAGCCTGACGCCGGCGACACTGATCAACGACCACGGCAAGATCGCGCACGCCGGCAGCGGCACACTGACCATCGGGACCGGTGCACTGTCGAATCAAGGCGGTTCGATCGCGACCAACGGCGCGCTCGCGCTGACCGCCGCCGCCGTGTCGAATCAGGCCGGCACCCTGTCCGCACAGCGGCAGGCTACGCTCAGTGTTCAATCGCTCGACAATAGCGCGGCCGGCTACATCGGTGCCGACAGCGTGACGATCAAATCTCAAGGAGCGGTCAACAACCAAGCGGGTGCGATCGAGTCGAATCATGCCTTGACGGTCTCGGCCGATAGCTTGGCAAACGACGGCGGCGCCGTCAAAGCGCTCGGCACCGATGCGTTGTCCGTCACGACGACGAACGTACTCTCGAACACGGCAGGCGGCACGATTGGCGGCAACGGTGACGTGTCGGTTTCCGGCGGTTCGGTCGACAACTCGAATGGTTCTCTGCTCGCCGCTCAATCGCTGTCAGTACAGTCGAATGGCCAGCTGAAAAATTCCGCAGGCCTCATCCAGGCGAACAACGGCAATCTGACGGCCAGCGCGCAGGGGGCAATTCTCAACCAAGGCGGACAAATCGAGGCGAACGGTAGGACGTCGACCCTGCAACTGTCCGGTGCAAGCATCGACAACAGCGATGGTCGCGTCGCAAACATCGGAACCGGTGCGACTTCAATCAACGGTGGTGCGTCGATTACGAACACCGATGCCTCCGGTAAGGCCGGCGCAGGTACGATCGGCGGCAATGGTGACGTGATGTTGACCGCGCAGACCCTCACCAATGCGCAAGGCGGCCAGACGCTGGCGGGCCACGACCTGACCTTGAATGTCAGCGGCAACGCGAGCAACGCAGGCGGTGTGCTGTCCGCGGCGAACAACCTAACATTCAACGGTGCGAACGCAGCGCTGTCTAACCAAAACGGATCTATACGCGCCAACGGCGCGCTGTCGTTGACCGCTGCGACGATTGACGACACCTCGGGCAAGATCGGCAATGACGCTGGCAGTGGTGGTAGCGTGTCGATTCAGACTGGTGCACTGTCGAATCAGGGCGGTGCGATCGGCAGCGATCAAGACCTGACGCTGAACACCGGTACGCTGTCCGGCGATGGGTCCATCGTCGCGGGCCGTAACGGTTCGATCACGCTCCGGAGCGACTACACGCAGACGGCCGCGAACAGGCTTCACGCGAATGGCAACCTCAATTTCACCACGTCCGGCAAGCTGACGAACCAGGGCGTACTGGATGCGAACGGCGCGCTGACCGTAAATGCGGCGAATGTCGAAAACCAGAGCGGTGCGGATCTGAATTCCGCGAACACGACGGTCAACGCAAACGGTGGAACGATCGATAACGCTGGGCGCATCGAAGGTGATTCGGTCACGACCAGCAGCGCCACGTTGAACAACACGGGGACCGTGATCGGTGCCAACGTCACGGCGAACGCGAATACGATCACGAACACCGGAGCCGCCGCCGTCTTTGCAGCCGCCAATCAACTGAACCTGTACGCGACGAATCAATTGTCGAATACGGGTGGTGCGAACCTGTTCAGCGTCGGTGATATCAATATTGCGGCGAACGGCCAGCGCGATGCGAACGGATTGCTCGCCAATCGCACGCAAAATGTGCTGAACGATCAATCCACGATCGAAGCACAAGGCAATCTTGAGCTCGCCGCGGGCACGTTCACCAATTCGCGTCCTGCGCCGACAGTCACGACCGAAACGACCGGCGCGACGACCTCGCACCAAACCAAGCGCCAGAAATACATCGTATGCGCGACGATGAACGCGGACCCGAACGGTGGCTGCTCGCAGGCGATGTGGGTGAATGGCTATAAGACGGCGCTCACCTCAAGCTATAGCCCATCGCAGATCGTATCGGAATCGTCCGGACCGAACGCAATCGACAAGGTGCTGGTCGTCAACGTGAATGGCAAGCAGCAGACGATTTACTACAACACGCTGACGACCAACGCAGACGGGTCGGTGACGGTCAACTATTGGGATGCCTACGACCCACACGTCAACTACGTCCCGGATACTGAATACAAGACACGCAGCGACGGCCACAACGGCTATCAACGTGTTGAAATCTGGCGCGATACCACGTCGACGACTCAGCAAGACAAGGTAACGAGCCAGGCGCCGCAGGCGCAGCTCGTGGCGGGCGGCAGTATCACGATGGCGAACGTCGGCACGATCAACAACGACTACAGCGTGATCGCGGCCGGCAAGTCGATTCAAATCGGCAGCACGCAGCAGAACGGTTCCGTTGGTAGCGGCAGTTACGGCGGCACGGTCGTGAACAACGTCGGGCAGACGTTGTATCAGTACCAAACGGACAACATCGTGTCGATGTACGCGTGGAACGAAGACACCACGCAGGATCGCGGCACGATCGTTGAACCGCCGGTAGTCCATACGCCAGTCGCCATTGGCGGAACGGGCGGCACGATCATCGCGAATCAGTCGGTGTCGATCACCGGCCAGAGCGTCAATAACCAGAACGTCGCAGCGCAGAATTCAGCGACCGGCGCAACGGGCGGCACGCTCGGCAACAATTCGGCGAATCAGGGTGTATCGGGTAGCACGCTGAACAAGGTCGGCGCGGCAAGCGGTTCGACCACGGTGCCGGCCCTGCAATCGGTCGCAAGCGCAACCGGTGCGTTGTCGATCACGCTGCCGACGAGCGGCATGTACTCGATCCACTCCGCGCCGGGCCAACCGTATTTGATCGTCACCGATCCTCGGTTGACGAGCTATACGAATTTCATCTCGAGCGACTACATGCTTGGGGCATTGAACCTGAACCCCGCGAGCATCGAAAAGCGCTTGGGCGACGGGATGTATGAGCAGCAAATGGTGCGCAACCAGATCACGCAGTTGACGGGGCGCACCTTCCTGCCGGGCTATGCGAGCGCAGAAGACGAATATCGGGCGCTGATGACGAACGGCGCGAACTACGCCAAGGAGTTTGGTCTGGTGCCGGGCATGGCGTTGAGCGCCGCGCAAATGGACGCGCTGACGAGCGATATCGTGTGGTTGGTCGACCAGACCGTCACGCTGCCCGATGGCAGAACGACGCATGTGTTGGCCCCGGTCGTCTACATGGCGCAGACCCACGCGAACGACCTGCAGCCGACCGGCGGCTTGATCGCGGCCGACGATGTGGAAATCCATACGGCCGGCAGCACAACGAATACGGGTGTCATCAAGGGCGGCACGAAGACTGTGCTGACCGCAACCGATATCCTGAACCGCGGCGGCACAATTTCGAGTAGCGGCGCCAACGGCACGACGGTCGTGTCGGCGAGCAACGACGTGGTGAACGCGTCGGGGATGATCACCGGCAACCGGGTCGCGGTCAGCGCCGGCCGGGATATCGTCAACACGACGCTGGTTGATGCCGTGGGCGCGACCGGTGCATCGGGCGCAAGCAAGGTCAGTACAAGCCTGGTCGGTCAGCAAGGCTCGATCGCGGCGACGGGCGACCTGTCGGTTCAGGCCGGTCGCGACCTGTCGCTGCACGGTGCGAATCTGTCGGCCGGCGGAGATGCACTCGTGACGGCAGGCCGAAACATCAACGTCGATACGGTGCAGTCCACAACGAACCAGTCGATGTACCTGAACGATCAGCATCATTGGGAAGAATCCACGACGAAGAACGTGACGAGCGGCATTACCGCGGGCGGTACCCTGGGGATGCAAAGCGGTAACGATACGACGCTTAAGGGCGCGAATGTATCGGCCGGCAAGGATTTGTCAGTACTGGCTGGCGGCAACCTCACGGCAACGACGGTCACCGACACAGCGAAGCTCGATAACGTCGCAACCGATGGGCGCGCGCGCAAGGAAGTAGACCATACCTACGACGAAACCGCAGTCGGCACCACCTTCTCGGCTGGTCGCAATGCAGCATTGTCGGCCATCGACATCGCTGATGCGTCGAAAGGCAATGTCACGTTGACGGGCTCGTCGGTTACGTCGGGTACCAACAGCGTGACGCCGGGCGGTGTGACGATTGCCGGCAGCGGTAACGTGACGATCAACGAAGGCCGTGAGGAACACGACAGCTACAAGAACGTCCAGACGAAGCGCGGCAGTTTCGTATCGGGTTCGACCACCAAGGAATCGCACGACACGCAAGCTAACATCGGTGTCGCGAGCACCGTATCGGGCGATACCGTCAGGATTCAGTCCGGCAAGGACATCACGGTTCGGGGCAGCAACGTAGTCGGCACAAACGATGTCGATCTGTACGCGGCGCGTGACGTCAGGATCACGACTTCGCAGGATACGGTGAAGTCGGCGAACAGCTTCGAGAAAAAGGAATCGGGCCTCATGTCGAACGGAGGCATGTCGGTTTCGATCGGCACGCGCTCGATGTCGGATCAGCAGCATTCGACGGAAGTCACGAACACCGGCAGCATGGTCGGTTCCTTGAACGGTAATCTGAATGTGACCGCCGGAAGCAACCTGCACGCTACCGGTAGCACGTTGCACGCAGGTAATGACGTGTCGCTCGAAGGCAAGACTGTCAAGATCGATTCGGCTTACGACACGATGAGTCAGGCGGAACAGCAGCAATACCGACAGGCTGGCGTGACGGTCGGCGTGACCAGCCCCGTCATCGCCTTGGCACAGACCGGCAGGCAGATGGTCGAAGCGGCCGGCAAAACCAAGGGCGATGCACGTCTGACCGCGCTGGCGGCCGCAACGACGGGCCTTGCTGCGAAGAACGCCTATGATGCAACGGGCGGCGGCGATCCGTCGGCACTCGGCAAGACCGTCGGTATCAATATTTCCGTCGGCGCGAGCAAGAGCGACAACCAGTCGCAATCGCAAGCGAGTACGGCAGTCGGTAGTACGGTGTCGGCTGGCCGCAACGTATCGATAAAGGCAACGGGCGCTGGTGCCGATAGCAATATCGACGTAATCGGTAGTACGATTTCGGCCGGTGGCAACGCTAAGCTTGCCGCAGACGGCAAGGTGAATCTGGAAGCGGCTGAAAGTACCAGCAGCCAGTCATCGAAAAATAGTGGCGGAAGCTTCGGCGTCGGCGTGTCGATTGGGGGCGGTAAGCAGAATGGAATTGCATTCACGGCTGGCGTCGCGGGCAATCGAGGAAACACCGATGGCAATTCAACCGCTTGGACGAATACGCACGTCACGGCAGGCGACACGCTGACGATTCAATCCGGCGGCGATACGAACATCAAGGGTGCGGTCGCGTCCGGCAAGCAAGTCGTCGCAGACGTGGGCGGCAACCTGAACGTCGAGAGCTTGCAGGACACCGACCATTACAATTCGAAGCAACAAGGCGCAGGCGTATCGGTCAGCGTGTGCGTGCCGCCGTTGTGTGCCGGCCCGTCGAGTGTATCGGGCAACATCAGTCAGCAGAAGATGAACAGCGACTACGCGTCGGTCGCCGAACAGTCGGGCATTAAGGCTGGCGACGGCGGTTATCAGGTCGATGTAAAGGGAAATACGGACCTGAAAGGTGGCGTGATCGCAAGTAACGACAAGGCTGTACAGGACGGCAAGAACAGCCTGACGACGGCGACGCTGACGACGAGCGATATCCTGAATCATGCGTCTTACGACGCGTCGTCGGTCGGGATTTCTGGCGGTTACGGCGGCGGCATCGGCAAGAACCAAAAGGGAACGGCCGATAACGTAAATCCTGTTGCCGGCACGAACCTCCCGGATCGCGGCGGATTTTCCGCTACTCCCCCGATTGCGTTGAGCGCATCGGACAATGCGAGTTCAACCACGCGTAGCGGGATCAGTGGCGGTTCGCTCAAGATCACCGACAACGTCAAGCAACAGCAGATGACTGGCAAGTCTGCCGACGAGACAGTCGCGAGCGTCAATCGCGATACGTCGAATACGGGCGGCACGCTCGCGCCTATTTTCGACAAGGACAAGGTGCAGGCCGGGTTTGATATCACCAGTCAGTTCATCAATCAGGCTGGCACGTTTGTCGATAATCGGTTAAAGGAAGCGGATGCAGCAAAAGCGGCATCGAAGAATCTCGACCTGACGCCCGAACAACGGGCAGCAGCGCAGCAGAAAGCCGATCAGTTGATGGCAGATTGGGGGCCGGGTGGGACCTACCGGCAGGTACTGTCGGCGTTGACGGCAGCAGCAGGCGGCAACGTCACGGGTAGCAGCGGACAGTTTGTTCAAGCTGGCGTCGTGAACTACTTGCAACAACAGGGCGCGTCGTACATCGGTGATCTTGTCAAGACGGGCGCGGTCACGGAAGGCAGTCCGCTGCACGCAGCAATGCATGCGATTGTGGCCTGTGCTGGCGCGGCTGCAAGTAGTCAGAATTGCGGCGCTGGTGCGATGGGGGCAGCGACGTCGAGCCTGTTGAGCAATCTGTTCACCGATAGTCCGAACGAAACCGCGACGGAGAAGCAGGCCAAGGGGAACCTGATTTCCAGTATTGTCGCGGGCGTTGCCACCGCTGGCGGACTGAACGCAGCGACAGCAACGACGGCGGGTCAAACGGAAGTCGAAAACAACTTCCTCACGCAGCCGGAGCAGACCGCACGCTCGTTGGCGAAAATCAGTTGTTCGACGGCAGCCGATCCGTCGGTGTGTAACCAGAAGGTCAAGCAGCAGTATGGCAAGCTCTGGGAAGCGAACGAAGCCAAGGTAAAGGACTGCGCCAGTGCCGATGCATGTAAGGCCGTGCTTACCGATCTTCGGCAGCAGCAAGTCGAATACGGTGCTCGCGAAAACGAACTGCAACAGAAGCTTCGGAATACCGGGAGCCTGTCTGCCGCCGAGATGGACGAGCTGCTGAATCTCAAGTC